A single genomic interval of Petroclostridium xylanilyticum harbors:
- the ruvA gene encoding Holliday junction branch migration protein RuvA has product MFAYLRGNIEYVKDNHIIVDVNGVGYKVHTSASTIERLPPLHQQVKVYTYLYIKEDAMDLYGFVDEEELSMFELLISVSGVGPKAALAILSTTSPSKFALAVVGSDVKTITRAPGIGNKLAQRIILELKDKIKSEDLISLKGEEETFTGQPNYSSEAVHALVVLGYSFAEATRAVQSVKGEGLEVEEIVKQALKNSLK; this is encoded by the coding sequence TTGTTTGCATACTTAAGAGGAAATATAGAGTATGTCAAAGATAACCATATTATTGTTGATGTGAATGGGGTAGGATATAAGGTTCATACTTCAGCTTCTACTATAGAAAGATTGCCTCCATTACATCAGCAAGTCAAGGTGTATACTTATTTATACATAAAAGAAGATGCAATGGACCTGTATGGCTTTGTAGATGAAGAAGAATTATCTATGTTTGAGCTGTTGATCTCTGTTTCTGGTGTTGGTCCAAAAGCAGCCCTTGCAATTTTATCTACTACATCCCCGTCCAAATTTGCTTTAGCAGTGGTTGGTTCAGATGTTAAAACCATTACTAGGGCTCCCGGAATTGGAAATAAACTTGCTCAGCGAATAATATTGGAACTTAAGGATAAAATCAAGTCAGAGGACTTAATAAGTTTAAAAGGAGAAGAAGAAACCTTTACAGGGCAGCCTAATTATTCATCTGAAGCGGTCCATGCACTGGTTGTCCTGGGATATTCCTTTGCAGAAGCTACCCGGGCAGTCCAATCGGTGAAAGGTGAAGGGTTGGAAGTGGAAGAGATTGTTAAACAAGCATTGAAAAACTCACTAAAGTGA
- the ruvB gene encoding Holliday junction branch migration DNA helicase RuvB, with protein sequence MDIDNRIITTQLVEEDFDIETSLRPKTLDEYIGQGKVKENLMVFIEAAKRRKEALDHVLLYGPPGLGKTTLANIIANEMGVSIRITSGPAIEKAGDLAAILTNLGHHDILFIDEIHRLNRSVEEILYPAMEDYALDIIIGKGPSARSIRLDLPKFTLIGATTRAGLLTSPLRDRFGVISRLELYSPQELKNIVVRSASILGIEIDAAGAEEIAKRSRGTPRIANRLLKRVRDFAQVKANGRITKEVADFALNALEIDNIGLDMVDRRMILAIIKKFGGGPVGLETLAASIGEESTTIEDVYEPYLLQLGFINRTPRGRTVTKLAYEHFGIEYQE encoded by the coding sequence ATGGATATTGATAATCGTATTATTACTACGCAGCTGGTTGAAGAAGATTTTGATATTGAAACCAGTCTCAGACCTAAGACACTGGACGAATATATAGGACAGGGCAAGGTAAAAGAAAACCTTATGGTATTTATAGAAGCTGCAAAACGAAGAAAAGAGGCTTTGGATCACGTTTTGCTGTATGGTCCGCCCGGATTAGGGAAAACTACTCTTGCAAATATCATCGCAAATGAAATGGGGGTAAGCATCCGTATAACGTCCGGACCTGCCATTGAAAAGGCTGGAGACCTTGCTGCCATCCTTACAAATTTGGGCCACCATGACATTTTATTTATTGACGAGATTCACCGGTTAAATAGAAGTGTTGAAGAAATACTTTATCCCGCAATGGAAGACTATGCTTTGGATATTATCATTGGAAAAGGCCCTAGTGCACGCTCCATCCGGCTGGATTTGCCAAAGTTTACTTTGATAGGTGCTACTACCAGGGCAGGTTTGTTAACCTCGCCGTTAAGGGATAGGTTTGGGGTAATAAGCAGATTAGAGTTATACAGTCCACAAGAATTAAAGAATATTGTCGTGCGCTCAGCCAGTATATTGGGAATAGAAATTGATGCTGCAGGAGCAGAAGAAATTGCAAAGCGCTCCCGGGGAACTCCCAGAATAGCCAACCGTCTTCTAAAACGGGTAAGAGACTTTGCTCAAGTTAAGGCAAATGGCAGGATCACAAAAGAAGTAGCTGATTTTGCTTTGAACGCACTTGAGATAGATAATATTGGCCTGGATATGGTAGATAGGAGAATGATACTTGCAATTATAAAAAAATTTGGCGGCGGTCCTGTGGGACTGGAAACTCTTGCTGCTTCCATCGGGGAAGAAAGTACTACTATTGAAGATGTATATGAGCCTTATCTTTTGCAGTTAGGGTTTATCAATCGAACGCCCCGGGGAAGGACAGTAACCAAGCTGGCGTATGAGCATTTTGGAATTGAATATCAGGAATGA